One genomic segment of Styela clava chromosome 3, kaStyClav1.hap1.2, whole genome shotgun sequence includes these proteins:
- the LOC120342683 gene encoding prolyl 4-hydroxylase subunit alpha-2-like, whose protein sequence is MKAFLVIIIFSMPIRGEWFSSFSHMEKLLGKEVDLLKSLSDYITYENSRLNYLEEALKIMNTTSCSSASNVRACMENPINQYALMKRLAYVWEGVRSAVSDRNASEKFLWTIDRNRPTLPTSLDVFGSISGLIRIQLIYGISAHDMALGIIGKSVSGISLSAGDCYDIGDVALANNQSQICAEWQETALNKMRNGDNSINAEKVLYLLARCVYAHGNLPMAYETLREIARFAPDFIEMADFYRHVMAQAEQQKLAPFLGNFYGVLEKYAHEKPLKNHSLLEQLCQGKKPLTRIQGPPLRCYLWDGNRNPRLLFRPVKVEIESEKPFVARLYNFISDDEIEILKKVSSPLMYRAKVSNGESGGRESDSRVTKTVFLEEKRFEIVAKINRRVADVTKFDSRYVEELSISNYGVGGHYDLHMDAFGIKAKEGKNFENKGDRIATLLMYLSDVDQGGNTVFPNLRIVAKPIKGSAILWFNLLTNGTIDRDSLHSGCPVMTGDKWIINLWVREKAISTCSLCESRICPENTHKMRFY, encoded by the coding sequence ATGAAGGCATTTTTAGTCATCATTATATTTTCTATGCCAATACGCGGAGAatggttttcttcattttcccacatggAAAAGCTGTTAGGAAAAGAAGTTGACCTCCTGAAATCTCTGAGCGATTACATCACTTATGAAAATTCAAGACTGAATTATCTGGAAGAGGCATTGAAAATCATGAACACTACTTCATGTAGTTCTGCAAGTAATGTCAGAGCATGTATGGAAAATCCAATTAATCAGTACGCACTTATGAAGCGGTTAGCATACGTTTGGGAAGGAGTAAGAAGCGCTGTGAGCGATAGAAACGCATCTGAGAAATTTTTATGGACAATTGACCGCAACCGTCCTACGTTACCAACTTCTCTTGATGTCTTTGGATCGATTAGCGGATTAATTCGTATTCAGTTAATTTACGGTATCTCTGCACATGATATGGCTCTTGGGATAATTGGGAAATCTGTTTCTGGAATTTCACTTTCTGCGGGAGACTGTTATGACATCGGTGATGTTGCTTTGGCGAATAACCAGTCTCAAATTTGTGCGGAGTGGCAAGAAACTGCCTTGAATAAAATGAGAAATGGTGACAACTCCATAAACGCCGAAAAAGTATTATATCTGTTAGCTAGATGCGTGTATGCACACGGTAACTTACCTATGGCGTATGAAACATTGCGAGAGATTGCCAGATTTGCCCCGGATTTTATTGAAATGGCAGATTTTTATCGACATGTTATGGCGCAAGCAGAACAACAAAAGTTGGCGCCATTTCTTGGTAACTTTTACGGTGTCCTTGAAAAGTATGCCCAtgaaaaacctttaaaaaatcACAGTCTTTTGGAACAACTTTGCCAAGGGAAGAAACCACTGACCAGAATTCAGGGACCGCCATTACGATGTTATTTGTGGGACGGAAACAGAAATCCACGCTTGTTGTTTCGTCCAGTTAAAGTAGAGATTGAAAGTGAAAAGCCGTTCGTGGCCCGCTTGTACAATTTCATAAGTGACGATGAGATCGAGATATTGAAAAAAGTATCTTCGCCTCTGATGTATCGAGCAAAAGTCAGTAACGGCGAAAGCGGGGGAAGAGAGAGCGACAGCAGAGTTACAAAAACAGTTTTTCTGGAGGAAAAACGTTTCGAAATTGTGGCAAAGATAAACAGAAGGGTAGCCGATGTTACAAAGTTTGATTCTCGTTACGTCGAAGAGTTATCAATATCTAATTATGGCGTGGGAGGTCACTACGATTTACACATGGACGCATTCGGTATAAAAGCAAAGGAAGGAAAGAATTTTGAAAACAAGGGTGATCGAATAGCGACTTTACTGATGTATCTTTCCGACGTAGATCAAGGAGGGAATACTGTGTTTCCAAATCTGAGAATTGTCGCAAAACCAATAAAGGGAAGTGCAATCCTTTGGTTCAATTTGTTGACGAACGGAACAATCGATCGTGATAGTCTTCATTCTGGCTGCCCGGTGATGACAGGAGATAAATGGATTATAAATTTGTGGGTTCGGGAAAAGGCAATTTCAACATGTAGTTTGTGCGAATCACGGATTTGCCCGGAAAATACACACAAAATGCGCTTTTATTAA